A genomic segment from Microcoleus sp. AS-A8 encodes:
- a CDS encoding GTP-binding protein: MSYSKTSPTRNQPQETLFNRTRTSLRDALSWYSNLRRHGDNLPDVELQAALRTEIESLKSSLDKLDQGVIRIAAFGLVSRGKSAVVNALLGQKILQTGPLHGVTQWPRSVRWTPGTEGKVQVELIDTPGLDEIQGESRAQMAREVASQADLILFVVAGDITRTEYQALCELRQNQKPIILVFNKIDLYPDQDREAIYRQLQQLGTGSPKDRRLQKTLTEDEIVMVAAEPAPLEVRVEWPDGRVTYEWETPPAQIDELKQKIFKILNREGRSLLALNALFQARNAEANMAKKTLEFRKAEAEELIWRFSKYKSLAVALNPIGVVDVLGGAIADLALIRSLSRLYGLPMTSYEAGKLWKKIVVSSGGLLLGEMGSSMVLGLGKSASAVTSVFDSASGVTAYTGSAIAQAGIAGYGAYAVGQAAQVYLEQGCSWGPMGPSTVIQDILNQVEPDTILYRLRQELGQQLDKVGE; encoded by the coding sequence TTGAGTTACTCCAAAACCTCCCCAACCCGAAACCAGCCACAAGAAACACTCTTCAACCGCACTCGTACCAGTTTGCGCGACGCCCTCTCCTGGTATTCCAACCTGCGCCGCCACGGTGACAATCTCCCCGATGTGGAACTGCAAGCGGCGCTACGAACTGAAATCGAGAGTTTAAAATCTTCTCTCGACAAGCTAGACCAGGGAGTGATTCGCATTGCTGCCTTTGGTTTGGTCAGTCGCGGAAAATCAGCCGTCGTTAATGCCTTGCTGGGACAGAAGATTCTGCAAACCGGCCCCTTGCACGGTGTCACCCAATGGCCTAGGTCTGTACGCTGGACACCGGGCACAGAGGGGAAAGTGCAGGTGGAGTTAATTGATACCCCCGGATTGGATGAAATTCAGGGTGAGTCACGGGCGCAGATGGCGCGGGAGGTGGCCTCGCAAGCGGATTTAATTTTGTTTGTGGTGGCGGGTGACATTACGCGCACCGAGTATCAGGCGCTTTGCGAATTGCGGCAAAACCAAAAACCGATCATCCTAGTATTCAACAAAATTGACCTCTATCCCGACCAAGACCGGGAGGCAATTTACCGCCAGCTGCAACAACTAGGTACGGGGAGTCCCAAAGACCGTCGGCTGCAAAAGACGTTGACCGAAGATGAGATTGTGATGGTTGCGGCAGAACCCGCACCTTTAGAAGTGCGCGTCGAGTGGCCTGATGGTCGCGTCACCTATGAATGGGAGACGCCGCCAGCGCAGATTGATGAGTTGAAGCAGAAGATTTTTAAGATACTCAACCGGGAGGGGCGATCGCTGCTGGCCCTTAATGCCCTGTTTCAGGCGCGGAATGCAGAGGCGAACATGGCGAAGAAAACGCTTGAGTTCCGCAAAGCCGAAGCGGAAGAGTTAATCTGGCGTTTTAGTAAGTATAAATCTCTGGCGGTAGCGCTCAATCCCATTGGGGTGGTGGATGTCTTAGGCGGTGCGATCGCAGATTTAGCCCTAATTCGTTCTCTTTCGCGGCTGTATGGTTTACCCATGACCAGTTACGAAGCCGGTAAACTCTGGAAGAAAATTGTCGTTAGTTCCGGTGGGTTACTACTCGGTGAAATGGGTAGCAGTATGGTGTTGGGGTTGGGGAAAAGTGCCTCTGCCGTCACTAGTGTGTTTGACAGTGCATCAGGGGTGACAGCGTATACCGGAAGTGCGATCGCACAAGCGGGGATTGCAGGTTACGGCGCTTATGCAGTGGGTCAGGCGGCGCAAGTTTATCTGGAACAAGGTTGCAGTTGGGGGCCAATGGGGCCAAGTACAGTCATTCAAGATATTCTCAATCAGGTTGAACCCGATACTATTCTCTATCGCTTGCGTCAGGAATTAGGGCAACAATTGGATAAAGTTGGCGAATAA